One genomic region from Ovis canadensis isolate MfBH-ARS-UI-01 breed Bighorn chromosome 24, ARS-UI_OviCan_v2, whole genome shotgun sequence encodes:
- the PGAP6 gene encoding post-GPI attachment to proteins factor 6 isoform X7 — protein sequence MLQDNASFNVSYPAPGDWFVAAHLPPSSHKIEVKDFIPTCAYIFQPDMLVVRVVEMSILKPDVPLPLVLLSQPSYLKVFVPKHTQELRLELQGCVSNGSLGCPVHLTVGSATLPGNFQKVLTCSDPTTACRLLLPSPPWERWMQVTAKSLAGPRASVTFSAVVALTACRPWTVNLQHLLNSSDQSSNTSTGTPLPSPNTHDLDQSGKAGSGPFCFRSFPILREDMDVVSVRFRPLDRVSVLVQSDMPSVMQLHLNTGMDSGGSLSISVSINQTVIANNTSVVACVTAGSPFLSFNTSLNCTTAFFQGYPLSLSASSPTANLSIPYPETDNWYLSLQVLCPERPEECVQASVLVETTMYLVPCLNDCGPYGQCLLLRRHGYLYAGCSCRAGWRGWSCTDNSTAQTLAQQKVATLLLTLSNLLFLAPIAISVHRCLLVEASVYAYTMFFSTFYHACDQPGGAVLCILNYDTLQYCDFLGSGVSIWVTVLSMARLKASLKYVLFILGTLIFAMSLQLDRRAAWNTMGPCLFAIVVMVTMWVYRCGRRRHCYPPSWQRWVFYLLPGLSMAALALTIYVSMMTSENYYYTHSIWHMLLAGSAAFLLPPRDQHAEPWACAQKLSCRYEICKNHRDELYTVT from the exons ATGCTGCAGGACAACGCCTCTTTCAATGTCTCCTACCCAGCACCTGGGGACTGGTTTGTGGCCGCCCACCTGCCCCCCTCCTCCCATAAGATTGAGGTGAAG GACTTTATTCCCACCTGTGCCTACATCTTCCAGCCGGACATGCTGGTCGTGAGAGTGGTTGAGATGTCCATCCTGAAGCCTGACGTGCCCCTCCCACTAGtcctcctctcccagcccagcTACCTCAA AGTCTTCGTCCCCAAGCACACCCAGGAGCTGCGGCTGGAACTGCAGGGCTGTGTGTCCAATGGGAGCCTGGGCTGCCCTGTGCACCTCACCGTGGGCTCGGCCACCCTGCCGGGAAACTTCCAGAAGGTGCTCACTTGCAGCGACCCGACCACGGCCTGCCGCCTGCTGCTGCCCTCGCCACCCTGGGAACGGTGGATGCAAGTGACGGCCAAGAGCCTGGCGGGGCCCCGCGCGTCGGTGACGTTTAGTGCTGTGGTTGCCCTCACAG CCTGCAGACCGTGGACTGTGAACCTCCAGCACCTTCTGAACAGCTCAGACCAAAGCAGCAACACCTCCACGGGCACGCCGCTCCCGAGCCCCAACACCCACGACCTGGACCAGAGTGGCAAGGCGGGCAGTGGCCCCTTCTGCTTCAGGAGCTTCCCCATCCTGCGGGAAGACATGGATGTGGTGTCCGTGCGCTTCCGGCCCCTGGACAGGGTCTCGGTGCTTGTGCAGTCGGACATGCCCTCGGTGATGCAGCTGCACCTCAACACGGGCATGGACAGTGGGGGCTCCCTCAGCATCTCCGTGAGCATCAACCAG ACTGTGATTGCCAACAACACTTCGGTGGTGGCCTGTGTGACCGCCGGCTCGCCCTTCCTCAGCTTCAACACTTCGCTCAACTGCACCACAG CCTTCTTCCAGGGTTACCCCTTGTCCCTGAGTGCCTCGTCTCCCACGGCCAACCTCAGCATCCCCTACCCGGAGACAGACAACTGGTACCTCTCCCTGCAGGTCCTCTGCCCCGAGAGGCCTGA GGAGTGTGTGCAGGCCTCAGTCCTTGTGGAGACCACCATGTACTTGGTGCCTTGCCTGAACGACTGCGGACCCTACGGCCAGTGCCTTCTGCTGCGTAGACACGGCTACCTGTATGCGGGCTGCAGCTGCAGGGCAG GCTGGCGTGGGTGGAGCTGCACAGACAACAGCACGGCCCAGACTCTGGCCCAGCAGAAAGTAGCCACCCTCCTGCTCACCCTGAGCAACCTCCTGTTCCTGGCCCCTATCGCCATCTCCGTGCACCGCTGCCTTCTGGTGGAGGCCTCAGTCTATGCCTACACCATGTTCTTCTCCACG TTCTACCACGCCTGCGATCAGCCGGGCGGCGCTGTGCTCTGTATCCTCAACTACGACACGCTGCAGTACTGTGACTTTCTGGGCTCCGGAGTGTCCATCTGGGTCACTGTCCTCTCCATGGCCCGGCTGAAGGCGTCCCTGAAATAC GTCCTCTTTATCCTGGGCACTCTGATCTTCGCCATGTCCTTGCAGCTGGACCGCAGGGCCGCCTGGAACACAATGGGGCCTTGCCTCTTTGCCATCGTGGTCATGGTTACCATGTGG GTGTACCGCTGCGGCCGCCGGCGCCACTGCTACCCCCCCTCCTGGCAGCGCTGGGTCTTCTACCTCCTGCCCGGCCTCTCCATGGCTGCTCTGGCCCTCACCATCTATGTTTCCATGATGACCAGCGAAAACTATTACTACACCCACAGCATCTGGCACATGCTGCTGGCAGGGAGCGCAGCCTTCTTGCTGCCGCCAAGGGACCAGCACGCCGAGCCCTGGGCCTGTGCCCAGAAGCTCAGCTGCCGCTATGAAATCTGCAAGAACCACCGGGACGAGCTATACACAGTGACGTGA
- the PGAP6 gene encoding post-GPI attachment to proteins factor 6 isoform X3, translated as MEPVLSVSSFTSTPVSTGPHFQDISVLPPIPSGAAHSAATEDSRLVSEQFSQAPQKLAFYNWYGSARLFHFRVPPDTVLLHWLLQVTPGSGPACSNVETTVYFRYGAPPVINPLGTSFANNTSVQPSFLLKMLQDNASFNVSYPAPGDWFVAAHLPPSSHKIEVKDFIPTCAYIFQPDMLVVRVVEMSILKPDVPLPLVLLSQPSYLKVFVPKHTQELRLELQGCVSNGSLGCPVHLTVGSATLPGNFQKVLTCSDPTTACRLLLPSPPWERWMQVTAKSLAGPRASVTFSAVVALTACRPWTVNLQHLLNSSDQSSNTSTGTPLPSPNTHDLDQSGKAGSGPFCFRSFPILREDMDVVSVRFRPLDRVSVLVQSDMPSVMQLHLNTGMDSGGSLSISVSINQTVIANNTSVVACVTAGSPFLSFNTSLNCTTAFFQGYPLSLSASSPTANLSIPYPETDNWYLSLQVLCPERPEECVQASVLVETTMYLVPCLNDCGPYGQCLLLRRHGYLYAGCSCRAGWRGWSCTDNSTAQTLAQQKVATLLLTLSNLLFLAPIAISVHRCLLVEASVYAYTMFFSTFYHACDQPGGAVLCILNYDTLQYCDFLGSGVSIWVTVLSMARLKASLKYVLFILGTLIFAMSLQLDRRAAWNTMGPCLFAIVVMVTMWVYRCGRRRHCYPPSWQRWVFYLLPGLSMAALALTIYVSMMTSENYYYTHSIWHMLLAGSAAFLLPPRDQHAEPWACAQKLSCRYEICKNHRDELYTVT; from the exons ACTCCAGGCTGGTGTCCGAGCAGTTCTCCCAGGCCCCGCAGAAGCTGGCCTTCTACAACTGGTACGGCAGCGCCCGGCTCTTCCACTTCCGTGTGCCCCCGGACACGGTGCTGCTGCACTGGCTGCTGCAGGTCACCCCGGGCAGCGGCCCCGCCTGCAGCAACGTGGAGACCACCGT gTACTTCCGCTATGGCGCCCCTCCTGTGATCAACCCACTGGGCACCAGCTTCGCCAACAATACCTCCGTGCAGCCCTCCTTCCTCCTCAAGATGCTGCAGGACAACGCCTCTTTCAATGTCTCCTACCCAGCACCTGGGGACTGGTTTGTGGCCGCCCACCTGCCCCCCTCCTCCCATAAGATTGAGGTGAAG GACTTTATTCCCACCTGTGCCTACATCTTCCAGCCGGACATGCTGGTCGTGAGAGTGGTTGAGATGTCCATCCTGAAGCCTGACGTGCCCCTCCCACTAGtcctcctctcccagcccagcTACCTCAA AGTCTTCGTCCCCAAGCACACCCAGGAGCTGCGGCTGGAACTGCAGGGCTGTGTGTCCAATGGGAGCCTGGGCTGCCCTGTGCACCTCACCGTGGGCTCGGCCACCCTGCCGGGAAACTTCCAGAAGGTGCTCACTTGCAGCGACCCGACCACGGCCTGCCGCCTGCTGCTGCCCTCGCCACCCTGGGAACGGTGGATGCAAGTGACGGCCAAGAGCCTGGCGGGGCCCCGCGCGTCGGTGACGTTTAGTGCTGTGGTTGCCCTCACAG CCTGCAGACCGTGGACTGTGAACCTCCAGCACCTTCTGAACAGCTCAGACCAAAGCAGCAACACCTCCACGGGCACGCCGCTCCCGAGCCCCAACACCCACGACCTGGACCAGAGTGGCAAGGCGGGCAGTGGCCCCTTCTGCTTCAGGAGCTTCCCCATCCTGCGGGAAGACATGGATGTGGTGTCCGTGCGCTTCCGGCCCCTGGACAGGGTCTCGGTGCTTGTGCAGTCGGACATGCCCTCGGTGATGCAGCTGCACCTCAACACGGGCATGGACAGTGGGGGCTCCCTCAGCATCTCCGTGAGCATCAACCAG ACTGTGATTGCCAACAACACTTCGGTGGTGGCCTGTGTGACCGCCGGCTCGCCCTTCCTCAGCTTCAACACTTCGCTCAACTGCACCACAG CCTTCTTCCAGGGTTACCCCTTGTCCCTGAGTGCCTCGTCTCCCACGGCCAACCTCAGCATCCCCTACCCGGAGACAGACAACTGGTACCTCTCCCTGCAGGTCCTCTGCCCCGAGAGGCCTGA GGAGTGTGTGCAGGCCTCAGTCCTTGTGGAGACCACCATGTACTTGGTGCCTTGCCTGAACGACTGCGGACCCTACGGCCAGTGCCTTCTGCTGCGTAGACACGGCTACCTGTATGCGGGCTGCAGCTGCAGGGCAG GCTGGCGTGGGTGGAGCTGCACAGACAACAGCACGGCCCAGACTCTGGCCCAGCAGAAAGTAGCCACCCTCCTGCTCACCCTGAGCAACCTCCTGTTCCTGGCCCCTATCGCCATCTCCGTGCACCGCTGCCTTCTGGTGGAGGCCTCAGTCTATGCCTACACCATGTTCTTCTCCACG TTCTACCACGCCTGCGATCAGCCGGGCGGCGCTGTGCTCTGTATCCTCAACTACGACACGCTGCAGTACTGTGACTTTCTGGGCTCCGGAGTGTCCATCTGGGTCACTGTCCTCTCCATGGCCCGGCTGAAGGCGTCCCTGAAATAC GTCCTCTTTATCCTGGGCACTCTGATCTTCGCCATGTCCTTGCAGCTGGACCGCAGGGCCGCCTGGAACACAATGGGGCCTTGCCTCTTTGCCATCGTGGTCATGGTTACCATGTGG GTGTACCGCTGCGGCCGCCGGCGCCACTGCTACCCCCCCTCCTGGCAGCGCTGGGTCTTCTACCTCCTGCCCGGCCTCTCCATGGCTGCTCTGGCCCTCACCATCTATGTTTCCATGATGACCAGCGAAAACTATTACTACACCCACAGCATCTGGCACATGCTGCTGGCAGGGAGCGCAGCCTTCTTGCTGCCGCCAAGGGACCAGCACGCCGAGCCCTGGGCCTGTGCCCAGAAGCTCAGCTGCCGCTATGAAATCTGCAAGAACCACCGGGACGAGCTATACACAGTGACGTGA
- the PGAP6 gene encoding post-GPI attachment to proteins factor 6 isoform X4 produces MRGAGTGTGGAAVAVAMSLLLLLLLSRSPPAAAGDGRKSDSRLVSEQFSQAPQKLAFYNWYGSARLFHFRVPPDTVLLHWLLQVTPGSGPACSNVETTVYFRYGAPPVINPLGTSFANNTSVQPSFLLKMLQDNASFNVSYPAPGDWFVAAHLPPSSHKIEVKDFIPTCAYIFQPDMLVVRVVEMSILKPDVPLPLVLLSQPSYLKVFVPKHTQELRLELQGCVSNGSLGCPVHLTVGSATLPGNFQKVLTCSDPTTACRLLLPSPPWERWMQVTAKSLAGPRASVTFSAVVALTACRPWTVNLQHLLNSSDQSSNTSTGTPLPSPNTHDLDQSGKAGSGPFCFRSFPILREDMDVVSVRFRPLDRVSVLVQSDMPSVMQLHLNTGMDSGGSLSISVSINQTVIANNTSVVACVTAGSPFLSFNTSLNCTTAFFQGYPLSLSASSPTANLSIPYPETDNWYLSLQVLCPERPEECVQASVLVETTMYLVPCLNDCGPYGQCLLLRRHGYLYAGCSCRAGWRGWSCTDNSTAQTLAQQKVATLLLTLSNLLFLAPIAISVHRCLLVEASVYAYTMFFSTFYHACDQPGGAVLCILNYDTLQYCDFLGSGVSIWVTVLSMARLKASLKYVLFILGTLIFAMSLQLDRRAAWNTMGPCLFAIVVMVTMWVYRCGRRRHCYPPSWQRWVFYLLPGLSMAALALTIYVSMMTSENYYYTHSIWHMLLAGSAAFLLPPRDQHAEPWACAQKLSCRYEICKNHRDELYTVT; encoded by the exons ACTCCAGGCTGGTGTCCGAGCAGTTCTCCCAGGCCCCGCAGAAGCTGGCCTTCTACAACTGGTACGGCAGCGCCCGGCTCTTCCACTTCCGTGTGCCCCCGGACACGGTGCTGCTGCACTGGCTGCTGCAGGTCACCCCGGGCAGCGGCCCCGCCTGCAGCAACGTGGAGACCACCGT gTACTTCCGCTATGGCGCCCCTCCTGTGATCAACCCACTGGGCACCAGCTTCGCCAACAATACCTCCGTGCAGCCCTCCTTCCTCCTCAAGATGCTGCAGGACAACGCCTCTTTCAATGTCTCCTACCCAGCACCTGGGGACTGGTTTGTGGCCGCCCACCTGCCCCCCTCCTCCCATAAGATTGAGGTGAAG GACTTTATTCCCACCTGTGCCTACATCTTCCAGCCGGACATGCTGGTCGTGAGAGTGGTTGAGATGTCCATCCTGAAGCCTGACGTGCCCCTCCCACTAGtcctcctctcccagcccagcTACCTCAA AGTCTTCGTCCCCAAGCACACCCAGGAGCTGCGGCTGGAACTGCAGGGCTGTGTGTCCAATGGGAGCCTGGGCTGCCCTGTGCACCTCACCGTGGGCTCGGCCACCCTGCCGGGAAACTTCCAGAAGGTGCTCACTTGCAGCGACCCGACCACGGCCTGCCGCCTGCTGCTGCCCTCGCCACCCTGGGAACGGTGGATGCAAGTGACGGCCAAGAGCCTGGCGGGGCCCCGCGCGTCGGTGACGTTTAGTGCTGTGGTTGCCCTCACAG CCTGCAGACCGTGGACTGTGAACCTCCAGCACCTTCTGAACAGCTCAGACCAAAGCAGCAACACCTCCACGGGCACGCCGCTCCCGAGCCCCAACACCCACGACCTGGACCAGAGTGGCAAGGCGGGCAGTGGCCCCTTCTGCTTCAGGAGCTTCCCCATCCTGCGGGAAGACATGGATGTGGTGTCCGTGCGCTTCCGGCCCCTGGACAGGGTCTCGGTGCTTGTGCAGTCGGACATGCCCTCGGTGATGCAGCTGCACCTCAACACGGGCATGGACAGTGGGGGCTCCCTCAGCATCTCCGTGAGCATCAACCAG ACTGTGATTGCCAACAACACTTCGGTGGTGGCCTGTGTGACCGCCGGCTCGCCCTTCCTCAGCTTCAACACTTCGCTCAACTGCACCACAG CCTTCTTCCAGGGTTACCCCTTGTCCCTGAGTGCCTCGTCTCCCACGGCCAACCTCAGCATCCCCTACCCGGAGACAGACAACTGGTACCTCTCCCTGCAGGTCCTCTGCCCCGAGAGGCCTGA GGAGTGTGTGCAGGCCTCAGTCCTTGTGGAGACCACCATGTACTTGGTGCCTTGCCTGAACGACTGCGGACCCTACGGCCAGTGCCTTCTGCTGCGTAGACACGGCTACCTGTATGCGGGCTGCAGCTGCAGGGCAG GCTGGCGTGGGTGGAGCTGCACAGACAACAGCACGGCCCAGACTCTGGCCCAGCAGAAAGTAGCCACCCTCCTGCTCACCCTGAGCAACCTCCTGTTCCTGGCCCCTATCGCCATCTCCGTGCACCGCTGCCTTCTGGTGGAGGCCTCAGTCTATGCCTACACCATGTTCTTCTCCACG TTCTACCACGCCTGCGATCAGCCGGGCGGCGCTGTGCTCTGTATCCTCAACTACGACACGCTGCAGTACTGTGACTTTCTGGGCTCCGGAGTGTCCATCTGGGTCACTGTCCTCTCCATGGCCCGGCTGAAGGCGTCCCTGAAATAC GTCCTCTTTATCCTGGGCACTCTGATCTTCGCCATGTCCTTGCAGCTGGACCGCAGGGCCGCCTGGAACACAATGGGGCCTTGCCTCTTTGCCATCGTGGTCATGGTTACCATGTGG GTGTACCGCTGCGGCCGCCGGCGCCACTGCTACCCCCCCTCCTGGCAGCGCTGGGTCTTCTACCTCCTGCCCGGCCTCTCCATGGCTGCTCTGGCCCTCACCATCTATGTTTCCATGATGACCAGCGAAAACTATTACTACACCCACAGCATCTGGCACATGCTGCTGGCAGGGAGCGCAGCCTTCTTGCTGCCGCCAAGGGACCAGCACGCCGAGCCCTGGGCCTGTGCCCAGAAGCTCAGCTGCCGCTATGAAATCTGCAAGAACCACCGGGACGAGCTATACACAGTGACGTGA
- the PGAP6 gene encoding post-GPI attachment to proteins factor 6 isoform X5 — protein MEPVLSVSSFTSTPVSTGPHFQDISVLPPIPSGAAHSAATEDSRLVSEQFSQAPQKLAFYNWYGSARLFHFRVPPDTVLLHWLLQVTPGSGPACSNVETTVYFRYGAPPVINPLGTSFANNTSVQPSFLLKMLQDNASFNVSYPAPGDWFVAAHLPPSSHKIEVKPDMLVVRVVEMSILKPDVPLPLVLLSQPSYLKVFVPKHTQELRLELQGCVSNGSLGCPVHLTVGSATLPGNFQKVLTCSDPTTACRLLLPSPPWERWMQVTAKSLAGPRASVTFSAVVALTACRPWTVNLQHLLNSSDQSSNTSTGTPLPSPNTHDLDQSGKAGSGPFCFRSFPILREDMDVVSVRFRPLDRVSVLVQSDMPSVMQLHLNTGMDSGGSLSISVSINQTVIANNTSVVACVTAGSPFLSFNTSLNCTTAFFQGYPLSLSASSPTANLSIPYPETDNWYLSLQVLCPERPEECVQASVLVETTMYLVPCLNDCGPYGQCLLLRRHGYLYAGCSCRAGWRGWSCTDNSTAQTLAQQKVATLLLTLSNLLFLAPIAISVHRCLLVEASVYAYTMFFSTFYHACDQPGGAVLCILNYDTLQYCDFLGSGVSIWVTVLSMARLKASLKYVLFILGTLIFAMSLQLDRRAAWNTMGPCLFAIVVMVTMWVYRCGRRRHCYPPSWQRWVFYLLPGLSMAALALTIYVSMMTSENYYYTHSIWHMLLAGSAAFLLPPRDQHAEPWACAQKLSCRYEICKNHRDELYTVT, from the exons ACTCCAGGCTGGTGTCCGAGCAGTTCTCCCAGGCCCCGCAGAAGCTGGCCTTCTACAACTGGTACGGCAGCGCCCGGCTCTTCCACTTCCGTGTGCCCCCGGACACGGTGCTGCTGCACTGGCTGCTGCAGGTCACCCCGGGCAGCGGCCCCGCCTGCAGCAACGTGGAGACCACCGT gTACTTCCGCTATGGCGCCCCTCCTGTGATCAACCCACTGGGCACCAGCTTCGCCAACAATACCTCCGTGCAGCCCTCCTTCCTCCTCAAGATGCTGCAGGACAACGCCTCTTTCAATGTCTCCTACCCAGCACCTGGGGACTGGTTTGTGGCCGCCCACCTGCCCCCCTCCTCCCATAAGATTGAGGTGAAG CCGGACATGCTGGTCGTGAGAGTGGTTGAGATGTCCATCCTGAAGCCTGACGTGCCCCTCCCACTAGtcctcctctcccagcccagcTACCTCAA AGTCTTCGTCCCCAAGCACACCCAGGAGCTGCGGCTGGAACTGCAGGGCTGTGTGTCCAATGGGAGCCTGGGCTGCCCTGTGCACCTCACCGTGGGCTCGGCCACCCTGCCGGGAAACTTCCAGAAGGTGCTCACTTGCAGCGACCCGACCACGGCCTGCCGCCTGCTGCTGCCCTCGCCACCCTGGGAACGGTGGATGCAAGTGACGGCCAAGAGCCTGGCGGGGCCCCGCGCGTCGGTGACGTTTAGTGCTGTGGTTGCCCTCACAG CCTGCAGACCGTGGACTGTGAACCTCCAGCACCTTCTGAACAGCTCAGACCAAAGCAGCAACACCTCCACGGGCACGCCGCTCCCGAGCCCCAACACCCACGACCTGGACCAGAGTGGCAAGGCGGGCAGTGGCCCCTTCTGCTTCAGGAGCTTCCCCATCCTGCGGGAAGACATGGATGTGGTGTCCGTGCGCTTCCGGCCCCTGGACAGGGTCTCGGTGCTTGTGCAGTCGGACATGCCCTCGGTGATGCAGCTGCACCTCAACACGGGCATGGACAGTGGGGGCTCCCTCAGCATCTCCGTGAGCATCAACCAG ACTGTGATTGCCAACAACACTTCGGTGGTGGCCTGTGTGACCGCCGGCTCGCCCTTCCTCAGCTTCAACACTTCGCTCAACTGCACCACAG CCTTCTTCCAGGGTTACCCCTTGTCCCTGAGTGCCTCGTCTCCCACGGCCAACCTCAGCATCCCCTACCCGGAGACAGACAACTGGTACCTCTCCCTGCAGGTCCTCTGCCCCGAGAGGCCTGA GGAGTGTGTGCAGGCCTCAGTCCTTGTGGAGACCACCATGTACTTGGTGCCTTGCCTGAACGACTGCGGACCCTACGGCCAGTGCCTTCTGCTGCGTAGACACGGCTACCTGTATGCGGGCTGCAGCTGCAGGGCAG GCTGGCGTGGGTGGAGCTGCACAGACAACAGCACGGCCCAGACTCTGGCCCAGCAGAAAGTAGCCACCCTCCTGCTCACCCTGAGCAACCTCCTGTTCCTGGCCCCTATCGCCATCTCCGTGCACCGCTGCCTTCTGGTGGAGGCCTCAGTCTATGCCTACACCATGTTCTTCTCCACG TTCTACCACGCCTGCGATCAGCCGGGCGGCGCTGTGCTCTGTATCCTCAACTACGACACGCTGCAGTACTGTGACTTTCTGGGCTCCGGAGTGTCCATCTGGGTCACTGTCCTCTCCATGGCCCGGCTGAAGGCGTCCCTGAAATAC GTCCTCTTTATCCTGGGCACTCTGATCTTCGCCATGTCCTTGCAGCTGGACCGCAGGGCCGCCTGGAACACAATGGGGCCTTGCCTCTTTGCCATCGTGGTCATGGTTACCATGTGG GTGTACCGCTGCGGCCGCCGGCGCCACTGCTACCCCCCCTCCTGGCAGCGCTGGGTCTTCTACCTCCTGCCCGGCCTCTCCATGGCTGCTCTGGCCCTCACCATCTATGTTTCCATGATGACCAGCGAAAACTATTACTACACCCACAGCATCTGGCACATGCTGCTGGCAGGGAGCGCAGCCTTCTTGCTGCCGCCAAGGGACCAGCACGCCGAGCCCTGGGCCTGTGCCCAGAAGCTCAGCTGCCGCTATGAAATCTGCAAGAACCACCGGGACGAGCTATACACAGTGACGTGA
- the PGAP6 gene encoding post-GPI attachment to proteins factor 6 isoform X8, whose product MLQDNASFNVSYPAPGDWFVAAHLPPSSHKIEVKPDMLVVRVVEMSILKPDVPLPLVLLSQPSYLKVFVPKHTQELRLELQGCVSNGSLGCPVHLTVGSATLPGNFQKVLTCSDPTTACRLLLPSPPWERWMQVTAKSLAGPRASVTFSAVVALTACRPWTVNLQHLLNSSDQSSNTSTGTPLPSPNTHDLDQSGKAGSGPFCFRSFPILREDMDVVSVRFRPLDRVSVLVQSDMPSVMQLHLNTGMDSGGSLSISVSINQTVIANNTSVVACVTAGSPFLSFNTSLNCTTAFFQGYPLSLSASSPTANLSIPYPETDNWYLSLQVLCPERPEECVQASVLVETTMYLVPCLNDCGPYGQCLLLRRHGYLYAGCSCRAGWRGWSCTDNSTAQTLAQQKVATLLLTLSNLLFLAPIAISVHRCLLVEASVYAYTMFFSTFYHACDQPGGAVLCILNYDTLQYCDFLGSGVSIWVTVLSMARLKASLKYVLFILGTLIFAMSLQLDRRAAWNTMGPCLFAIVVMVTMWVYRCGRRRHCYPPSWQRWVFYLLPGLSMAALALTIYVSMMTSENYYYTHSIWHMLLAGSAAFLLPPRDQHAEPWACAQKLSCRYEICKNHRDELYTVT is encoded by the exons ATGCTGCAGGACAACGCCTCTTTCAATGTCTCCTACCCAGCACCTGGGGACTGGTTTGTGGCCGCCCACCTGCCCCCCTCCTCCCATAAGATTGAGGTGAAG CCGGACATGCTGGTCGTGAGAGTGGTTGAGATGTCCATCCTGAAGCCTGACGTGCCCCTCCCACTAGtcctcctctcccagcccagcTACCTCAA AGTCTTCGTCCCCAAGCACACCCAGGAGCTGCGGCTGGAACTGCAGGGCTGTGTGTCCAATGGGAGCCTGGGCTGCCCTGTGCACCTCACCGTGGGCTCGGCCACCCTGCCGGGAAACTTCCAGAAGGTGCTCACTTGCAGCGACCCGACCACGGCCTGCCGCCTGCTGCTGCCCTCGCCACCCTGGGAACGGTGGATGCAAGTGACGGCCAAGAGCCTGGCGGGGCCCCGCGCGTCGGTGACGTTTAGTGCTGTGGTTGCCCTCACAG CCTGCAGACCGTGGACTGTGAACCTCCAGCACCTTCTGAACAGCTCAGACCAAAGCAGCAACACCTCCACGGGCACGCCGCTCCCGAGCCCCAACACCCACGACCTGGACCAGAGTGGCAAGGCGGGCAGTGGCCCCTTCTGCTTCAGGAGCTTCCCCATCCTGCGGGAAGACATGGATGTGGTGTCCGTGCGCTTCCGGCCCCTGGACAGGGTCTCGGTGCTTGTGCAGTCGGACATGCCCTCGGTGATGCAGCTGCACCTCAACACGGGCATGGACAGTGGGGGCTCCCTCAGCATCTCCGTGAGCATCAACCAG ACTGTGATTGCCAACAACACTTCGGTGGTGGCCTGTGTGACCGCCGGCTCGCCCTTCCTCAGCTTCAACACTTCGCTCAACTGCACCACAG CCTTCTTCCAGGGTTACCCCTTGTCCCTGAGTGCCTCGTCTCCCACGGCCAACCTCAGCATCCCCTACCCGGAGACAGACAACTGGTACCTCTCCCTGCAGGTCCTCTGCCCCGAGAGGCCTGA GGAGTGTGTGCAGGCCTCAGTCCTTGTGGAGACCACCATGTACTTGGTGCCTTGCCTGAACGACTGCGGACCCTACGGCCAGTGCCTTCTGCTGCGTAGACACGGCTACCTGTATGCGGGCTGCAGCTGCAGGGCAG GCTGGCGTGGGTGGAGCTGCACAGACAACAGCACGGCCCAGACTCTGGCCCAGCAGAAAGTAGCCACCCTCCTGCTCACCCTGAGCAACCTCCTGTTCCTGGCCCCTATCGCCATCTCCGTGCACCGCTGCCTTCTGGTGGAGGCCTCAGTCTATGCCTACACCATGTTCTTCTCCACG TTCTACCACGCCTGCGATCAGCCGGGCGGCGCTGTGCTCTGTATCCTCAACTACGACACGCTGCAGTACTGTGACTTTCTGGGCTCCGGAGTGTCCATCTGGGTCACTGTCCTCTCCATGGCCCGGCTGAAGGCGTCCCTGAAATAC GTCCTCTTTATCCTGGGCACTCTGATCTTCGCCATGTCCTTGCAGCTGGACCGCAGGGCCGCCTGGAACACAATGGGGCCTTGCCTCTTTGCCATCGTGGTCATGGTTACCATGTGG GTGTACCGCTGCGGCCGCCGGCGCCACTGCTACCCCCCCTCCTGGCAGCGCTGGGTCTTCTACCTCCTGCCCGGCCTCTCCATGGCTGCTCTGGCCCTCACCATCTATGTTTCCATGATGACCAGCGAAAACTATTACTACACCCACAGCATCTGGCACATGCTGCTGGCAGGGAGCGCAGCCTTCTTGCTGCCGCCAAGGGACCAGCACGCCGAGCCCTGGGCCTGTGCCCAGAAGCTCAGCTGCCGCTATGAAATCTGCAAGAACCACCGGGACGAGCTATACACAGTGACGTGA